From the Borrelia puertoricensis genome, one window contains:
- the rpmI gene encoding 50S ribosomal protein L35 has protein sequence MSKMKTCKSAKKRYAFTSKGKIKYKKQNLRHILTKKSSKRRRKLGKSGLVSSFEIKRIKTLLPYA, from the coding sequence ATGTCAAAAATGAAAACATGTAAAAGTGCAAAAAAAAGATATGCTTTTACTTCAAAAGGTAAAATTAAATATAAGAAGCAAAATTTAAGACATATTTTGACAAAAAAGTCTTCAAAGAGAAGAAGGAAGTTGGGTAAGTCAGGTTTGGTTTCAAGTTTTGAGATTAAGAGAATCAAAACCTTATTGCCTTATGCTTAA
- the tsaE gene encoding tRNA (adenosine(37)-N6)-threonylcarbamoyltransferase complex ATPase subunit type 1 TsaE yields MTLSFETEKEMINFSKSFFNPLPIGKIFGLCGDMGAGKTTFLKGLALNLGVSYFTSPTYNIVNVYEFVDFKFYHIDLYRLNILDEFQLIGGMEIILDMSAIIAIEWPEIIIDVLPKNRLVFLTFKIKNTSRILEFSNEYPCN; encoded by the coding sequence TTGACATTATCTTTTGAAACAGAAAAGGAAATGATAAACTTTTCTAAATCTTTTTTTAATCCCTTGCCTATTGGTAAGATATTTGGTCTTTGTGGTGATATGGGAGCTGGGAAGACAACCTTTTTAAAAGGTTTGGCTTTAAATCTTGGCGTTTCTTACTTTACAAGTCCAACTTATAATATTGTTAATGTTTATGAGTTTGTAGATTTTAAATTTTATCATATTGATTTGTATCGTTTGAATATTTTAGATGAGTTTCAACTTATTGGTGGAATGGAGATTATCTTAGATATGTCAGCTATAATAGCTATTGAGTGGCCAGAGATAATTATTGATGTTTTGCCAAAGAATAGGTTGGTGTTTTTAACATTTAAAATAAAAAATACTAGTAGGATTTTAGAATTTAGCAATGAATACCCTTGCAATTGA
- a CDS encoding tetratricopeptide repeat protein gives MLDKKLLGEFGDISQISDNELLDITEKSKRGYQLIKEERLPEAEALFNDILQKDYNNNYALVGLGDIERKKRNFDKAIIYYQKCLAKHSNNNYALFGLGDCYRSLGDYKKATDVWEEYLKYDPENITVLTRVASSYRKLKNFQKSRQSYLRVLELVPDNDYALVGIGHLYYDFKEYKEALKYWLRMYEINQVKIDVRVLTSIGNCYRKLKEFSKGIYFFKRALEISPNNFYAIFGLADCYRGSKEYHEALKYWLTIIDKDPKNSLVLTRVGDTYRYLREYENSQIYYKKALDVDFDMFAILGLALLQKEQGQYGEALSAIKNLIKTNPKNSILYVNAAECYESLGQIESAIDILSSFLQLGMKNVTIIDYITNLKKKMDS, from the coding sequence ATGTTAGACAAGAAACTTTTAGGTGAGTTTGGGGATATCTCGCAAATTTCTGATAATGAGCTTCTTGATATTACTGAAAAATCCAAAAGGGGATATCAGTTGATAAAGGAAGAGAGACTTCCTGAAGCAGAGGCATTGTTTAATGATATCTTACAAAAGGATTATAATAATAATTATGCTCTTGTTGGACTTGGAGACATTGAAAGGAAGAAGCGAAATTTTGATAAAGCTATAATTTATTATCAAAAATGCCTTGCTAAACATTCAAATAATAATTATGCACTTTTTGGATTGGGAGATTGTTATAGAAGTTTGGGTGATTATAAGAAGGCTACAGATGTATGGGAAGAATATTTGAAATATGATCCTGAAAATATTACGGTTCTTACAAGAGTTGCTTCTTCTTATAGGAAATTAAAAAATTTTCAAAAATCTAGGCAATCGTACTTAAGAGTATTAGAACTTGTACCTGATAATGATTATGCTCTTGTTGGTATTGGACATCTATATTATGACTTTAAGGAATATAAAGAAGCGTTGAAATATTGGCTTAGGATGTATGAAATAAATCAGGTTAAGATTGATGTTCGTGTTTTAACTTCAATTGGAAATTGTTATAGGAAATTAAAGGAATTTAGCAAGGGAATTTATTTTTTCAAAAGAGCTTTGGAAATTTCTCCTAATAATTTTTATGCTATTTTTGGACTTGCTGATTGCTATAGAGGAAGTAAAGAGTATCATGAAGCCTTAAAATATTGGCTTACAATAATAGATAAGGATCCAAAGAATAGTCTGGTTTTAACAAGAGTAGGTGATACTTACCGGTACTTGAGAGAGTATGAAAATTCACAAATTTATTATAAAAAAGCTCTTGATGTTGATTTTGACATGTTTGCTATACTTGGTCTTGCATTACTTCAAAAGGAGCAGGGGCAGTATGGAGAGGCATTGTCAGCTATTAAAAATTTGATAAAAACCAATCCTAAGAACTCAATATTATATGTAAATGCTGCTGAATGTTATGAGTCATTAGGTCAGATTGAAAGTGCTATAGATATTTTGTCAAGTTTCTTGCAACTTGGAATGAAAAATGTTACTATCATTGACTACATTACTAACCTTAAAAAAAAGATGGATTCATGA
- a CDS encoding flagellar hook-associated protein 3 yields the protein MINRVSHPLTYDNLKTSSTDKEVKITKLLGSLYQGGKRITNLRDDPTGVTHAIRLDSDIFKLNTYVKNINSAKGKLRYMEGYLQSLANILTRAKEITVQGASSTYKADDKKIIAKEINAILEDVVAIANVKGSDGYSIFAGTKIDNEAFKVIRENRINKLTQDKAETQIVRIDYNGNQTEQTTEIYNEIYIPNNYPGSEIFFSHNHYITSSKNVNGFIVKENTKIYIDNIEIVLTAGDTAADIIAKINESSAPVEANLDRILNSIVIQTTIPHQIWITEEKGSTVLQELGILTQNNDTKEPPYNIANNAEVRNKTIFDSLIELRDNLEENREEIIGSRSLAEIDASLNKIFATLADLGTKENRLDRSYERITKEIMDMRDDMVKYTDLDVTKAITELNMTSLAYQVSLGVSARIMQTTLLDFLK from the coding sequence ATGATAAACAGAGTAAGTCATCCTTTGACATATGATAACTTAAAGACATCTTCAACAGACAAAGAAGTAAAAATAACAAAACTTTTAGGCAGCCTATACCAAGGTGGAAAAAGAATTACAAATTTGCGAGACGATCCAACAGGTGTCACTCATGCAATAAGATTAGACAGTGATATATTTAAGCTTAATACCTATGTTAAAAATATCAACAGCGCCAAAGGAAAATTAAGATATATGGAAGGGTATTTACAATCCCTTGCAAATATTTTAACTCGTGCAAAAGAAATAACTGTCCAAGGTGCAAGCAGTACATACAAAGCTGATGATAAAAAGATAATAGCAAAAGAAATAAATGCAATACTTGAAGATGTCGTTGCAATAGCAAATGTAAAAGGATCAGATGGATATAGCATATTTGCAGGAACTAAAATTGATAATGAAGCATTTAAAGTAATTAGAGAAAACAGGATAAACAAACTAACTCAAGATAAAGCAGAAACTCAAATAGTAAGAATAGACTACAATGGAAACCAAACAGAACAAACAACTGAAATATATAATGAAATTTATATCCCAAATAACTATCCTGGAAGCGAAATATTTTTTTCTCACAATCATTACATAACATCATCAAAAAATGTTAATGGATTTATTGTCAAGGAAAACACAAAAATTTATATTGATAACATTGAAATAGTATTAACAGCAGGTGATACCGCTGCTGACATTATTGCCAAGATAAATGAATCATCTGCTCCTGTCGAAGCTAATCTTGATCGTATTTTAAATTCAATAGTCATACAAACAACAATACCTCACCAAATATGGATAACAGAAGAGAAAGGTTCAACAGTACTACAAGAGCTAGGTATTCTGACCCAAAATAATGATACCAAAGAACCTCCCTATAATATTGCAAACAATGCTGAGGTTAGAAATAAAACAATTTTTGATAGCTTAATTGAGTTAAGAGATAATCTAGAAGAAAATAGAGAAGAAATTATTGGAAGTAGAAGTTTAGCAGAAATCGATGCAAGTTTAAATAAAATTTTTGCAACATTAGCTGATCTTGGCACTAAAGAAAATAGGCTTGATAGAAGTTATGAAAGGATAACTAAAGAAATAATGGATATGAGAGATGATATGGTTAAATATACCGATCTTGATGTCACAAAAGCAATAACGGAACTTAACATGACAAGTTTAGCTTATCAAGTATCTTTAGGGGTTTCCGCAAGAATCATGCAAACAACATTATTAGATTTTCTAAAATAA
- the fliW gene encoding flagellar assembly protein FliW: protein MKNEISIKFNFPKGILGFEEIKEFIIKDSEHKPFSIMQSINGEINFLVTSPFNFLEKYLPNIEEEDWLDIQTENEDEKVILCIINMHVKNYRKITANLKAPIILNKKKLIGKQAISTNEEHYLRYRVFKKE, encoded by the coding sequence ATGAAAAACGAAATTAGTATAAAATTTAACTTTCCTAAAGGAATACTGGGATTTGAAGAGATTAAAGAATTTATAATCAAAGATTCTGAACACAAACCTTTCTCTATAATGCAATCGATAAACGGAGAAATAAACTTTTTAGTAACATCGCCCTTTAATTTTTTAGAAAAATATTTGCCAAATATAGAGGAAGAAGATTGGTTAGATATCCAAACAGAAAATGAAGATGAAAAAGTCATACTATGTATAATTAACATGCATGTAAAAAACTATAGAAAAATAACGGCTAATTTAAAAGCTCCAATCATATTAAACAAAAAGAAATTAATTGGGAAACAAGCCATATCTACAAATGAAGAGCATTATCTTAGATATAGAGTCTTTAAGAAGGAATAA
- the rplT gene encoding 50S ribosomal protein L20, whose translation MARVKNGIVHVARRKRILKKTKGFWGTKKSNYKKAKDTLRKGMMYATRDRKARKRDFRSLWIVRISAALTGMGINYSKFFEGLRKSNIKLNRKILSNLAIEDIETFKKIVYEIKN comes from the coding sequence ATGGCTAGAGTTAAGAATGGGATAGTTCACGTTGCAAGACGAAAGAGGATCTTAAAGAAAACCAAGGGTTTTTGGGGTACTAAGAAAAGTAATTATAAGAAAGCCAAAGATACTCTTCGTAAAGGCATGATGTATGCTACAAGAGATAGAAAGGCTCGTAAGAGGGATTTTAGAAGTTTATGGATTGTGAGAATTTCTGCTGCTTTAACTGGTATGGGAATTAACTATTCAAAGTTTTTTGAAGGTTTGAGAAAGTCTAATATTAAACTTAATAGAAAAATTTTATCTAATTTAGCAATTGAAGATATTGAAACTTTTAAAAAAATTGTTTACGAAATAAAAAATTAA
- the csrA gene encoding carbon storage regulator CsrA, which translates to MLVLSRKANESIKIDSNIEISILEIKKDSVKIAIKAPENIKILRSEIYDIIKEENKKSILQDKNNIHKIKNLFDYFSK; encoded by the coding sequence ATGCTAGTATTATCAAGAAAAGCAAACGAAAGCATAAAAATAGACTCTAACATTGAAATTTCAATATTAGAAATAAAAAAAGATAGCGTTAAAATAGCTATAAAAGCCCCTGAAAATATCAAAATACTTAGATCTGAAATTTATGACATCATCAAAGAAGAAAACAAAAAATCAATACTACAAGACAAGAATAATATACATAAAATTAAAAATTTATTTGATTATTTTAGTAAATAA
- the tsaB gene encoding tRNA (adenosine(37)-N6)-threonylcarbamoyltransferase complex dimerization subunit type 1 TsaB yields MNTLAIEYSHKALLVHFEINGEVFSLIKGKDKINYALSIPKLFNDFVLECGIDLNKLDLLINSSGPGSFTGLRISLSFLKGLSLGLSIPFVNVPTFDVFARLVNTSADTLTLSFTAGKYFLGCYKNSKFCGKIFCFSESELFEYLNSFDFKFVIVGNGIEFIYEKLKNKFEIISDMDSFGSVLTELGKFKYLKNRQGDDILSGPFYVRLSDAEIESYLLK; encoded by the coding sequence ATGAATACCCTTGCAATTGAATATTCACATAAAGCTTTGTTGGTTCATTTTGAAATTAATGGTGAGGTCTTTTCTTTAATTAAGGGTAAAGATAAGATTAATTATGCTCTTAGTATTCCAAAATTATTTAATGATTTTGTATTAGAATGTGGTATTGATCTAAATAAACTTGATTTACTTATTAATTCTTCTGGTCCTGGTTCTTTTACAGGCTTGAGAATTAGTTTAAGTTTTCTTAAGGGGCTTTCTTTAGGTCTCTCAATTCCTTTTGTGAATGTACCTACATTTGATGTTTTTGCGAGATTGGTTAATACAAGCGCAGATACGCTAACTTTAAGTTTTACAGCAGGTAAATATTTCCTTGGGTGTTATAAGAATTCTAAATTTTGCGGGAAAATTTTTTGTTTTTCTGAATCAGAGTTATTTGAATATTTAAATAGTTTTGACTTTAAATTTGTTATTGTGGGTAATGGTATTGAATTTATTTATGAAAAGCTTAAAAATAAGTTTGAGATTATCAGTGATATGGATTCTTTTGGTTCGGTTTTGACGGAGCTTGGCAAGTTTAAATATTTAAAAAACAGACAGGGAGATGATATTTTGTCAGGACCTTTTTATGTAAGACTTAGTGATGCAGAAATTGAATCTTATTTACTAAAATAA
- the infC gene encoding translation initiation factor IF-3, whose amino-acid sequence MINRSSGKDRSRSGDKELRINHKIKAREVRVIFDNGTQSVLPIEDAIKCARDAELDLVEVSPNSVPPVCKIIDYGKYKFHQEKRQKEQKRNQKIVKLKEVRMQPKIDTHDLDFKYRNILGFLKEGNKVKVTIRFRGRELAHTHLGYGILESILERVGESNYVLESPAKMEGKTMFLIIAPKSKK is encoded by the coding sequence ATGATAAATAGAAGTTCCGGTAAGGATAGATCAAGATCCGGTGATAAAGAATTGAGAATTAATCATAAGATTAAGGCCCGTGAGGTTAGGGTTATTTTTGATAATGGAACTCAATCTGTTTTGCCAATTGAAGATGCTATTAAGTGTGCTAGGGATGCTGAGCTTGATTTGGTTGAGGTTTCCCCAAATTCAGTGCCACCTGTTTGCAAGATAATTGATTATGGGAAATATAAATTTCATCAGGAAAAGCGTCAAAAAGAGCAAAAAAGAAATCAAAAAATAGTTAAACTTAAAGAAGTTAGGATGCAGCCAAAGATAGATACTCATGATCTTGATTTTAAGTATAGAAATATTTTAGGATTTCTCAAAGAGGGTAATAAAGTAAAAGTTACTATAAGATTTAGAGGACGTGAACTTGCTCATACTCATTTGGGCTATGGAATTTTAGAGAGTATTCTTGAGAGGGTAGGTGAGTCTAATTATGTTTTAGAGTCCCCTGCTAAGATGGAGGGCAAAACAATGTTTTTAATTATTGCACCTAAGTCTAAGAAGTAG
- a CDS encoding TatD family hydrolase, translated as MNLNFERSIFLEKLIDTHVHFNELKKNSIDIHYLINECFKNGFSYFLDIGLYPSDFYERKQLLDAYPNISLTVGIHPLSKALRDDFELIESILAKENVVAVGEIGLDYLKGDNKREQIETLNIQLDLASKYKKPVILHVREAYDDVYNIIKSSNFISRGILHCYSGNYEYAKKFLDFGFKISFAGNLTFKNSEPLRGVLKKLNIEDILIETDSPFLAPVPLRGKINAPCFLGYTCLEIAKIKNCDVDSVITALYGNFKDLFNDLI; from the coding sequence ATGAATCTTAATTTTGAAAGATCTATTTTTTTAGAAAAGTTGATAGATACTCACGTTCATTTTAATGAACTTAAGAAAAATTCTATTGATATTCATTATCTTATTAATGAATGTTTTAAAAATGGATTTTCTTATTTTCTTGATATTGGATTGTATCCTAGTGATTTTTATGAGAGAAAGCAACTTTTAGATGCTTATCCTAATATTTCACTAACAGTTGGAATACATCCTTTAAGTAAGGCTTTAAGAGATGATTTTGAATTGATTGAGAGTATTTTAGCAAAGGAAAACGTTGTTGCTGTTGGTGAAATTGGACTTGATTACCTTAAAGGAGATAATAAAAGGGAGCAGATTGAAACTTTAAATATTCAATTGGATTTGGCTAGTAAATATAAAAAGCCCGTCATTTTGCATGTAAGAGAGGCTTATGATGATGTTTACAATATTATTAAATCTTCCAATTTTATAAGTAGAGGCATATTGCATTGTTATTCAGGTAATTATGAGTATGCTAAAAAATTTCTTGATTTTGGATTTAAGATATCTTTTGCAGGTAATTTAACTTTTAAAAATTCAGAGCCTTTAAGAGGAGTTTTAAAGAAATTAAATATTGAAGATATTTTAATTGAAACAGACAGTCCATTTTTGGCTCCAGTTCCTTTAAGGGGCAAGATTAATGCTCCATGTTTTTTAGGATATACATGTCTTGAGATTGCAAAAATTAAAAATTGTGATGTGGATAGCGTTATAACTGCGTTGTATGGTAATTTTAAGGATTTATTTAATGATTTAATTTAA